The following proteins come from a genomic window of Miscanthus floridulus cultivar M001 chromosome 2, ASM1932011v1, whole genome shotgun sequence:
- the LOC136533545 gene encoding putative clathrin assembly protein At2g25430, translating into MSSSTIRKALGAVKDQTSIGLAKVTSNIAPDLDVLIVKATSHDDEPAEERHIREILHLTSGSRAHVAAAVAGCSRRLSRTRDYVVALKSLMLVHRLLADGDPSFHRELLHGTRRGTRLLNLSDFRDEAHSGSWDHSAFVRTYALYLDQRLEFFLHERKQGSNNGSSSSHNGPSPRDRDRRGSPDPYGRRSPSYSSPPGYGGYDDYRERNGGNNDDKRPPTPVRDMKPERVLARMHHLQQLLDRFLACRPTGGAKHSRMVLVALYQIVRESFQHYADICEVLAVLLDRFFDMEYAECVKVFEAYASAAKQIDELCAFYSWCKDTGVARSSEYPEVQRVTDKLLETLEEFMRDRAKRPKSPPREPEPEPVKEEPEPDMNSIKALPAPEDYKEPEPEKVEEEVKPEPPPQPQGDLVDLREATVSADEQGNRLALALFQGPPAAGGSNGSWEAFPSNGGNEVTSAWQNPAAEPGKADWELALVETASNLSKQKPAMSGGMDPLLLNGMYDQGVVRQHVSSQVTTGSASSVALPAPGQKTQMLALPAPDGSMQTVGGDPFAASLAVPPPSYVQMADLEKKQQLLTQEQVMWQQYQRDGMQGQSSLNRLDRAYNNGFTPNPAMPNGMPTAYNTNPMPMAYTGNTGYYYPTY; encoded by the coding sequence ATGTCGTCGAGCACGATCCGGAAGGCCCTGGGCGCGGTGAAGGACCAGACCAGCATCGGCCTCGCCAAGGTCACCAGCAACATCGCGCCCGACCTGGACGTGCTCATCGTCAAGGCCACCAGCCACGACGACGAGCCGGCCGAGGAGCGCCACATCCGCGAGATCCTCCACCTTACGTCCGGATCCCGCGCCCACGTCGCTGCTGCCGTGGCAGGGTGCTCCCGGAGGCTCTCCCGCACCCGCGACTATGTGGTCGCGCTCAAGTCGCTCATGCTCGTGCACCGGCTCCTGGCCGATGGCGACCCGTCCTTCCACCGCGAGCTCCTCCACGGCACGCGGCGGGGCACCCGCCTGCTCAACCTCTCCGATTTTCGGGACGAGGCGCACTCTGGATCCTGGGATCACTCTGCCTTTGTGCGCACCTACGCCCTCTACCTTGACCAGCGCCTCGAGTTCTTCCTCCATGAGCGCAAGCAGGGGTCAAAtaatggcagcagcagcagccataaTGGTCCGTCACCACGTGATCGTGACCGCCGGGGTTCACCTGATCCCTATGGCCGCCGCTCTCCCTCCTATTCGTCACCCCCTGGGTATGGCGGATATGATGATTACCGCGAGAGGAATGGTGGGAACAATGATGACAAGAGGCCGCCCACCCCAGTGAGGGATATGAAGCCAGAGCGGGTCCTTGCTCGAATGCACCACCTACAGCAGCTGCTTGACAGGTTCCTTGCTTGCCGCCCCACTGGTGGCGCAAAGCACAGCAGGATGGTGCTGGTTGCGCTGTATCAGATTGTGAGAGAGAGCTTCCAGCACTACGCTGATATCTGcgaggtgctggcggtgctgctGGACAGGTTCTTTGACATGGAGTATGCTGAGTGCGTCAAGGTTTTTGAGGCCTATGCTAGTGCTGCAAAGCAGATTGATGAGCTCTGTGCATTCTATTCATGGTGTAAAGATACCGGAGTTGCAAGGTCATCTGAGTACCCAGAGGTGCAGCGTGTCACTGATAAGTTGCTGGAGACGCTGGAAGAATTTATGAGGGACCGGGCAAAGAGGCCCAAGAGCCCACCACGGGAGCCTGAACCTGAGCCTGTCAAGGAGGAACCTGAGCCGGATATGAACAGCATCAAGGCGCTTCCAGCACCAGAAGATTATAAGGAGCCTGAACCTGAGAAGGTGGAGGAAGAGGTGAAGCCAGAGCCACCCCCGCAGCCACAGGGTGACTTGGTGGATCTCAGAGAAGCTACTGTTAGTGCAGATGAGCAAGGTAATAGGCTTGCTCTAGCTCTCTTCCAGGGGCCACCCGCTGCTGGTGGAAGCAATGGGTCATGGGAGGCTTTCCCTTCAAATGGTGGCAACGAGGTGACTTCGGCATGGCAGAATCCTGCAGCTGAACCTGGGAAGGCTGATTGGGAGCTTGCCCTTGTAGAGACAGCAAGCAACTTGTCCAAGCAGAAGCCAGCAATGTCAGGTGGTATGGACCCGCTGCTGCTGAATGGTATGTATGACCAGGGTGTTGTGCGCCAGCATGTCAGTTCACAGGTGACAACCGGGAGTGCCAGCAGCGTCGCCCTGCCTGCTCCTGGACAGAAGACTCAGATGCTTGCTCTGCCTGCACCGGATGGTTCAATGCAGACTGTTGGTGGTGACCCCTTTGCAGCGTCCCTTGCTGTCCCACCACCGTCCTATGTGCAGATGGCAGATTTGGAGAAGAAGCAACAGCTGTTGACGCAGGAGCAAGTTATGTGGCAGCAGTACCAGAGGGACGGCATGCAAGGGCAATCGAGCCTGAACAGGCTCGACCGGGCTTACAACAACGGTTTCACCCCCAACCCGGCTATGCCCAATGGGATGCCCACGGCATACAACACGAACCCCATGCCAATGGCTTACACCGGGAACACCGGGTATTACTACCCTACTTACTGA